From a single Rutidosis leptorrhynchoides isolate AG116_Rl617_1_P2 unplaced genomic scaffold, CSIRO_AGI_Rlap_v1 contig119, whole genome shotgun sequence genomic region:
- the LOC139881151 gene encoding putative disease resistance RPP13-like protein 1 has product MVGGEIFLSAFLQVLFERLTPRVGDLWKLARRDGLEKKLEALVKLFRTVEAVLADAEEKMFSQHAVKIWLDDLRELAYDAEDVLDEFSTESLRLKVKAKQQAASNLSTKCANLAPARFTPSALKFKIKIGSKIDAIMSRLEAISKRKDQLCLVGRDGGASGSSYTWQSIPTTSSPIEVAVYGRDDDKKNIVEMLLKDNGNCDVIPIVAMGGAGKTTLAQHVYGDHVVSQAFQTKAWVCVSNDFNIIRVMKALLEDLTSQPCELKELQSVKARLEGVLTGKRFLIVLDDIWEHTFSQEKWLPLKSLFIVGGPGSKIIVTTRQLEVAKMMGTIQPYKLKLLSDEDCWKLFKTHAFNKRDVGVHINLESIHEKVVSSCDGLPLAARILGGLLCSKAPEDWGEILNSQIWNMHGDVREVLRLSYHYLPRKLKKCFSYCAVFPQDYEFTEEELVLLWMAEGLIEEGNKKVIEAGCMCFRELVSRSLFQTSSEKNFKFIMHDLVHELAQKVDGGIHFLLDDVSKIDENQGGIKRARHLSYISCGSDISKRFEGIRKAKHLRTFLPLRSNDGFLANSVLHQIPQFKRLRTLSLSGYYITELPDSIGNLKYLRYLDLSSTYIRCLPESTCSLYNLLILSLRDCYNLKTLPSKMENLISLCYLDITNANSLEEMPPGLGELKSLQVLSNFIVGKGGRCSGVNELMNLKDLRGTLHISKLENVGDANNSILNEKEHLEVLELRWDRNIDDFRSAETEKCVFNMLQPHKNLKELIIGRYGGDAFPTWLGDPSFSNMKILKLENCKRCTYLPSVGQLPSLKVLEIRGMDGVKSVGAEFSGTTNSKVFLSLQSLSFHDMPEWENWNVFEVNKQVEWFSRLCEFSIVKCPKLLGNLPNHFTSLKKLEVRRCEKLNVLNVYFPESCMLEIDGCEEIASRSSMDLTQATHLQIHGNVPKSMIPSKWKSTGYLILYNCSRLQRFPITLYSMTHLISFEIKGCSSLVSPLPSAVFSLPVLETINIQGCTNLEALIDEECYNLGGMLPDSITYLKVSYCGKLECVTKTTLPSSLTNLDIYQCKGLEFVAETFMESTKLESIVIRQCDNLQRLPDDMHTLGNLEKISIEYCPNLLCFPQGGLPKSNKLKELSICWCDKLAAPSLIGITSLTSLSIGGDDNNCRRLLEWEGLHTLPNLTSLYIYRSDMEEIPVNNLPISLKEFVIVGCPNLTSLSNLPHSLTQLEVYNCPKLMSLSNLPHSLTRLKIYQICLTSLLNLPISLTQLEIWRCLNIVSLPNLPIRLIELKIYFCENLKYMSSSSFNNFHNLTSLETLRIWRCPKLKSLPKEGLPPSLECLDIIGCPLLKERCKRDKGKDWRKIADIPEVENFNCDNKRQDYFLLDHSILRTQALKLKVMAKQQKATISSFKREHIDPARFTSSALKFKKKMGQKMLEVCFYD; this is encoded by the exons TCCAACCTCTCAACTAAGTGTGCAAACCTCGCCCCTGCTCGATTTACTCCATCTGCTCTCAAGTTCAAGATCAAGATTGGATCCAAAATAGATGCTATCATGAGTCGACTAGAAGCTATCTCGAAGAGGAAAGACCAACTTTGTTTGGTGGGAAGGGATGGAGGAGCCTCTGGATCCAGTTATACATGGCAATCAATACCAACTACGTCTTCACCGATCGAAGTTGCTGTTTATGGGAGAGATGATGATAAAAAGAATATTGTTGAAATGTTGCTCAAAGATAATGGGAATTGTGACGTGATACCAATCGTTGCTATGGGAGGTGCCGGAAAGACGACTCTTGCCCAACATGTCTACGGGGATCATGTTGTGTCTCAGGCCTTTCAAACAAAAGCATGGGTCTGTGTCTCTAATGATTTCAATATCATTAGAGTAATGAAAGCACTCTTAGAAGATCTCACTTCTCAACCTTGTGAGTTGAAAGAGTTGCAATCAGTTAAAGCAAGACTGGAAGGGGTTTTAACGGGAAAAAGGTTTTTGATCGTTCTTGATGATATATGGGAGCATACTTTCAGCCAAGAGAAGTGGCTACCTTTAAAGTCTTTGTTCATAGTTGGTGGCCCTGGAAGTAAAATTATTGTTACAACGCGCCAACTAGAAGTTGCAAAAATGATGGGTACTATTCAGCCTTATAAATTAAAGCTTTTGTCAGATGAGGATTGTTGGAAGCTTTTTAAAACCCATGCATTTAATAAAAGAGACGTTGGTGTACATATCAATCTGGAATCAATACATGAAAAGGTTGTTTCTAGTTGTGATGGTTTGCCCTTGGCAGCAAGAATCCTTGGAGGTCTCCTATGCAGCAAAGCACCAGAAGATTGGGGAGAGATATTAAACAGCCAGATATGGAACATGCATGGAGATGTTCGCGAAGTTTTAAGATTGAGCTATCACTACCTTCCTCGAAAACTAAAGAAATGCTTTAGTTATTGTGCTGTTTTTCCTCAAGATTATGAGTTTACCGAGGAAGAGTTGGTGCTTTTATGGATGGCAGAAGGTCTCATTGAAGAAGGTAACAAGAAAGTGATTGAAGCGGGCTGCATGTGTTTCCGTGAACTAGTCTCGAGGTCACTTTTTCAAACATCCAGTGAGAAAAATTTCAAATTTATCATGCACGACCTCGTACATGAACTAGCACAAAAGGTCGACGGAGGCATACATTTTCTTTTGGATGATGTCtcaaagattgatgagaatcaagGAGGAATTAAAAGGGCACGTCACTTGTCTTATATCTCATGCGGAAGTGATATCTCAAAGAGGTTTGAAGGAATTCGTAAAGCAAAACATTTAAGGACGTTTCTACCTTTACGAAGCAATGACGGCTTTTTGGCTAACAGTGTTCTCCATCAAATTCCTCAGTTCAAAAGGTTGAGGACATTGTCTTTAAGTGGTTACTATATCACCGAGCTCCCTGATTCAATTGGAAATTTGAAATATTTAAGGTATCTTGATCTTTCGAGCACTTACATTCGATGTTTACCCGAGTCGACTTGTTCATTATACAATTTGTTGATTTTATCGCTGAGAGATTGCTACAATCTTAAAACATTGCCTTCAAAAATGGAGAACTTGATCAGTTTATGTTATCTTGACATCACTAATGCTAACTCGCTGGAAGAAATGCCACCTGGATTGGGAGAATTGAAATCTCTGCAAGTGTTGTCTAATTTCATTGTAGGGAAAGGTGGTCGGTGTAGTGGAGTAAATGAATTGATGAACTTGAAGGATTTACGTGGTACACTGCATATATCAAAGTTAGAAAACGTTGGTGATGCTAATAATTCAATTCTGAATGAGAAAGAGCACTTGGAGGTTCTGGAGTTGAGATGGGATCGCAATATTGACGATTTTAGAAGCGCAGAGACTGAAAAATGCGTGTTCAACATGCTACAACCTCACAAAAATCTTAAAGAGCTCATAATCGGACGTTACGGTGGTGATGCATTCCCAACATGGTTAGGAGATCCTTCCTTCTCTAATATGAAGATCCTAAAGCTAGAGAATTGCAAACGATGTACATATTTGCCATCAGTCGGCCAACTTCCTTCCCTCAAAGTCTTAGAAATCAGAGGAATGGATGGAGTAAAAAGCGTGGGAGCTGAATTTTCTGGTACTACTAATTCAAAGGTCTTTCTTTCATTGCAGTCATTGTCTTTCCATGATATGCCAGAGTGGGAAAATTGGAATGTTTTTGAAGTCAATAAGCAAGTGGAATGGTTTTCTCGCTTGTGTGAATTTTCAATTGTGAAATGCCCAAAACTGTTAGGCAATTTACCAAACCACTTTACGTCATTGAAGAAACTTGAAGTCCGTAGATGTGAAAAGTTGAACGTTTTGAATGTATACTTTCCAGAGTCGTGCATGTTAGAAATTGATGGTTGTGAAGAGATTGCCAGCAGGAGTTCAATGGATCTCACACAAGCCACACACCTTCAGATACATGGTAATGTTCCTAAGAGCATGATCCCATCCAAATGGAAATCAACTGGATATTTGATATTGTATAATTGTAGTAGGCTACAGAGGTTTCCAATAACCTTGTATAGCATGACACACCTTATAAGTTTCGAAATTAAAGGATGCTCGAGTCTTGTATCTCCTCTTCCAAGTGCAGTTTTCTCGTTACCTGTACTTGAAACAATAAATATTCAAGGGTGCACAAATTTGGAAGCTTTGATAGATGAAGAGTGTTATAACTTGGGAG GAATGCTGCCtgattcaattacatatttgaaagTATCCTACTGTGGGAAGCTAGAATGTGTAACCAAGACAACTTTACCTTCTTCACTTACAAATCTTGATATTTACCAATGTAAAGGTCTTGAGTTTGTGGCGGAGACATTTATGGAGAGCACAAAGCTTGAGTCAATTGTTATTCGTCAGTGTGATAATTTGCAAAGGCTTCCAGATGATATGCACACACTCGGCAATCTCGAGAAAATCAGCATTGAATATTGTCCGAATTTGTTGTGTTTCCCTCAGGGGGGTTTGCCCAAAAGCAATAAGCTGAAAGAGCTCTCCATCTGTTGGTGTGATAAACTGGCGGCCCCATCTTTGATAGGTATCACTTCCCTTACGAGTTTGAGTATTGGGGGTGACGACAATAATTGTAGGAGATTATTGGAATGGGAAGGCTTACATACACTCCCCAATCTTACATCTCTCTACATTTATCGTTCAGACATGGAAGAGATACCTGTCAATAACCTGCCCATCTCTCTTAAGGAATTTGTAATCGTTGGTTGTCCAAACCTCACATCCTTATCAAATCTACCCCACTCTCTCACCCAATTAGAAGTCTATAATTGTCCAAAGCTCATGTCTTTATCAAATCTGCCCCACTCTCTTACTCGATTAAAAATATATCAAATCTGCCTCACATCCTTACTGAATCTTCCCATCTCCCTCACCCAATTGGAAATCTGGAGATGTCTAAACATAGTATCCTTACCAAATCTACCCATCCGACTTATcgaattaaaaatatatttttgtgAAAATCTGAAATACATGTCGTCATCCTCCTTCAATAACTTTCACAACCTCACCTCTCTTGAAACTTTGCGTATCTGGAGATGTCCAAAGCTCAAATCCCTACCAAAGGAGGGCCTGCCTCCTTCACTTGAGTGTCTAGATATCATTGGTTGTCCGTTGCTTAAGGAGAGGTGCAAAAGGGATAAAGGCAAAGACTGGCGCAAGATTGCTGACATCCCTGAAGTTGAG AATTTCAACTGTGATAATAAGCGACAAG ATTACTTCCTTCTAGATCACTCAATACTACGTACCCAAGCTTTGAAGCTCAAGGTGATGGCCAAACAACAAAAAGCAACAATCAGCTCGTTTAAGCGAGAACACATCGACCCTGCTCGATTTACTTCATCTGCTCTCAAGTTCAAGAAAAAAATGGGACAAAAAATGTTGGAAGTATGCTTTTATGATTAA